One window of the Herbiconiux sp. L3-i23 genome contains the following:
- a CDS encoding STAS/SEC14 domain-containing protein: protein MSLTYATTEGTNLVTVAFAGDLEADQVDALRRHIEGVVAERGSVRLLLEYGSAGKVEPKAIYEDLRNAEFVKKIDRAAIVSDASWLGGLTSIAKHFVPFDVKTFRPDEHGAALEWVTD from the coding sequence ATGTCGCTCACCTATGCCACCACCGAAGGAACCAATCTCGTCACCGTCGCGTTCGCCGGAGACCTCGAAGCCGACCAGGTCGACGCGTTGCGACGGCACATCGAGGGCGTCGTCGCCGAGCGCGGCAGCGTTCGACTGCTGCTCGAATACGGCAGCGCAGGCAAGGTCGAGCCAAAGGCGATCTACGAGGATCTCCGAAACGCCGAGTTCGTGAAGAAGATCGACCGTGCCGCCATCGTCAGCGACGCGTCTTGGCTCGGTGGTCTCACCTCGATCGCGAAGCACTTCGTGCCGTTCGACGTGAAGACCTTCCGGCCCGACGAGCACGGCGCCGCACTCGAGTGGGTCACCGACTGA